One region of Oryza sativa Japonica Group chromosome 5, ASM3414082v1 genomic DNA includes:
- the LOC4339070 gene encoding xylan O-acetyltransferase 2, whose amino-acid sequence MGLPGRRNPLLSARRAAASLRRSRRLPVYVAAVFFVASVLLMFRDEILYLTTARSPSSSLPTTGGSAGGAGLARKEELVSVNKPVLLGHGGKPEKHHSVTERHRPKVSAKRRPNKKAAKAARKKFMASPSVAAGAEVNVPETCNLSKGKWVFDNATYPLYREQECEYLTAQVTCTRNGRRDDGYQKWRWQPRDCDLPLAFDARLFMERLRGKRLMFVGDSLNRNQWESMVCLVRPALSPGKSYVTWWDGQRVVLHAWEYNATVEFYWAPFLVESNSDDPKAHSIRDRVIKPEAIAAHAGDWVGVDYLVFNTYIWWMNTVNMKVVRPTGKTWEEYDEVGRIEAYRRVLDTWATWVNDNVDPARTSVFFMSVSPLHISPEAWGNPGGVRCAKEDAPVQNWHGPLWLGTDWDMFRAARNASRAAGRVPVTFVDVTAMSELRKDGHTSVHTIRQGRVLTPEQQADPATYADCIHWCLPGVPDVWNLMLYARILSRPPAAAGHVA is encoded by the exons ATGGGCCTCCCCGGCCGGCGCAACCCGTTGCTGAGCgcgaggcgcgcggcggcgtccctCCGGAGGAGCAGACGGCTGCCCGTCTATGTCGCCGCAGTCTTCTTCGTCGCCTCCGTCCTCCTCATGTTCCGCGACGAGATCCTTTATCTGACGACGGcaaggtcgccgtcgtcgtcgttgccgacAACGGGAGGAtcagccggcggcgccgggctcgcCCGGAAGGAGGAGCTAGTATCTGTCAACAAGCCAGTCTTGCTTGGTCACGGCGGCAAACCGGAGAAGCACCACAGCGTGACGGAGAGGCACCGGCCGAAGGTCAGCGCGAAGAGGCGGCCGAACAAGAAGGCGGCCAAGGCGGCGAGGAAGAAGTTCATGGCGTCGccgtcggtcgccgccggcgccgaggtgAACGTGCCGGAGACGTGCAACCTGTCCAAGGGCAAGTGGGTGTTCGACAACGCGACGTACCCGCTGTACCGCGAGCAGGAGTGCGAGTACCTGACGGCGCAGGTGACGTGCACGCGGaacgggcggcgcgacgacggctaCCAGAAGTGGCGGTGGCAGCCGAGGGACTGCGACCTCCCGCTCGCCTTCGACGCGAGGCTGTTCATGGAGCGGCTCCGCGGGAAGCGCCTCATGTTCGTCGGCGACTCGCTGAACCGCAACCAGTGGGAGTCCATGGTGTGCCTGGTGCGGCCGGCGCTGTCGCCGGGGAAGAGCTACGTGACGTGGTGGGACGGCCAGCGGGTCGTCCTCCACGCTTGGGAGTACAACGCGACTGTGGAGTTCTACTGGGCGCCGTTCCTCGTCGAGTCCAACTCCGACGACCCCAAGGCGCACAGCATCCGGGACCGCGTCATCAAGCCCGAGGCGATCGCCGCGCACGCCGGCGACTGGGTCGGCGTCGACTACCTCGTCTTCAACACGTACATCTGGTGGATGAACACGGTCAACATGAAAGTCGT GAGGCCGACGGGGAAGACGTGGGAGGAGTACGACGAGGTGGGTCGGATCGAGGCGTACAGGAGAGTGCTCGACACATGGGCGACCTGGGTGAACGACAACGTCGACCCGGCCCGCACGTCCGTGTTCTTCATGAGCGTCTCCCCTCTTCACATCAG CCCGGAGGCGTGGGGCAACCCGGGCGGGGTGCGGTGCGCGAAGGAGGACGCGCCGGTGCAGAACTGGCACGGCCCGCTGTGGCTGGGCACGGACTGGGACATGTTCCGCGCGGCGAGGAACGCGTCCCGCGCCGCGGGGCGCGTCCCGGTCACGTTCGTGGACGTGACGGCGATGTCGGAGCTCCGCAAGGACGGGCACACGTCGGTGCACACCATCCGTCAGGGCCGCGTGCTGACGCCGGAGCAGCAGGCCGACCCGGCCACGTACGCGGACTGCATCCACTGGTGCCTCCCCGGCGTCCCCGACGTCTGGAACCTCATGCTCTACGCCCGTATCCTCTccaggccgccggcggcggccggtcacGTGGCGTGA